The following proteins come from a genomic window of Flavobacteriaceae bacterium MAR_2010_188:
- a CDS encoding Por secretion system C-terminal sorting domain-containing protein, producing the protein MLHKFTSSKTGTVSLPSFKLLLYCCISIGIFLLSSSGLYAQQGCTCDDEIYGPYICYAKLYCSNSTKVSDGRIACTPAADTDGCGVDVSLEATILLNSNYLFTTTLGDCFDSTKDKYVQWIKYYTPVGVNTIRLQGVGSSLTAWAVYHKLNNTEFVDENDDDTEGQCPTGDFTLELDQELELVGCSRDNQYEIITDDTAVAGEENLYYIAFIYGKISEGTVNFKTKDCSFINTEEECIVLNPDDINCAQDQVEVACQTQDAIDEKFDQFLLQFSYPESENVSTSLSFSRDNENFSSEIIYPNACGDTVYVSYSITDGCDTDFNCSASFTVTESNATPIITQDTGPATDTDLGCNPSTIPVPEFSASGGCGNTPVNVDSESSNEGCTYSITYLATASDSCQNEADSVSVTYTWTVDTTPPSIQCPSGSEVCGYNVLPAAFVDIEAFRNAGGSASDNCGIKSFRHIGDISDNNSCPETVTRTYQVEDNCGNISSCDQVFTIYNESFTNCETLYGYNAGSSICFLGDGFNRWGWYAPLEPGQTAVFELYTGNGNDCNPLDGPGTYVGTATATYSGSTVTVTYDLIEGKILTEYHVNLGCEPYPKLTNGKTTVAPGDYTIGGTFTNGVEDYTVTFNNVSGNVFIIIHGVACDIACVCHDESVFDDVSGSTYSGAINCTVSSSKVSVSPNPFTNTIKVSYSFNYATTLSIEVIDLKGIVIRSYSKIAYKQGALGSKDIDLSTVLGKTYFVRVRTAKEVIVKQIVSSKL; encoded by the coding sequence ATGTTACACAAATTTACAAGTTCGAAGACGGGTACAGTGAGCTTGCCCTCTTTTAAGTTATTGCTCTACTGCTGTATTAGCATAGGAATCTTTTTATTATCAAGTAGTGGCCTTTATGCGCAACAAGGCTGTACATGTGACGATGAAATATACGGTCCGTATATTTGCTATGCAAAGCTGTATTGTTCTAACAGCACCAAGGTTTCTGATGGACGGATCGCATGCACGCCCGCAGCAGATACTGACGGATGTGGGGTTGATGTCTCCCTAGAGGCTACCATCCTCCTTAATTCCAATTACTTGTTCACAACCACTCTAGGGGATTGTTTTGATAGTACAAAAGACAAATATGTACAATGGATAAAATACTATACTCCAGTTGGTGTAAACACTATAAGACTGCAAGGGGTTGGTAGTTCCTTAACCGCTTGGGCAGTATATCACAAGTTGAATAATACAGAATTTGTTGATGAGAATGATGATGATACCGAAGGACAATGTCCTACTGGAGATTTCACATTAGAATTAGATCAAGAATTAGAGCTGGTTGGATGTTCTAGGGATAATCAATATGAAATTATAACTGATGATACAGCAGTTGCTGGTGAAGAAAACCTTTATTACATCGCATTTATATATGGTAAAATCAGTGAAGGAACGGTTAATTTTAAGACCAAGGATTGCAGTTTTATTAATACGGAGGAGGAGTGCATCGTATTAAATCCAGATGACATTAACTGCGCCCAAGATCAAGTAGAAGTTGCTTGTCAAACCCAAGATGCTATAGACGAAAAGTTTGATCAATTTCTTCTTCAGTTTTCTTATCCAGAATCCGAAAATGTATCCACAAGTTTAAGCTTCAGTAGGGACAATGAGAATTTTTCTTCAGAAATAATTTACCCTAACGCTTGTGGTGATACGGTGTATGTATCCTATAGCATCACTGATGGCTGCGATACGGATTTTAATTGTAGTGCTTCTTTTACGGTTACAGAAAGTAATGCCACTCCAATTATTACACAGGATACCGGCCCTGCTACTGACACTGATCTGGGCTGCAATCCTTCAACTATTCCAGTCCCTGAATTCTCAGCAAGTGGTGGTTGTGGCAATACACCAGTGAATGTTGATTCAGAATCAAGTAACGAAGGTTGTACTTATTCTATAACCTACCTTGCTACCGCTTCAGATTCATGCCAAAATGAGGCTGATTCTGTGTCGGTAACCTATACCTGGACTGTAGATACAACACCTCCAAGTATACAATGTCCTAGCGGATCCGAGGTTTGTGGGTACAATGTATTACCAGCTGCTTTTGTTGATATTGAGGCATTTAGAAATGCTGGAGGTAGTGCAAGCGACAACTGTGGGATTAAATCCTTTAGGCATATAGGTGATATTAGTGATAACAATTCCTGTCCTGAAACCGTCACCCGTACTTACCAAGTTGAAGATAACTGTGGAAATATCAGTAGCTGTGATCAAGTATTTACCATATATAATGAAAGTTTTACTAATTGTGAAACCTTATATGGCTATAACGCTGGGTCTAGTATATGTTTCCTTGGTGACGGGTTTAACCGTTGGGGTTGGTATGCGCCTTTAGAACCAGGTCAAACAGCCGTATTTGAATTATATACTGGAAACGGTAATGACTGTAATCCATTAGACGGGCCAGGAACCTATGTAGGTACCGCGACAGCCACTTACTCAGGTAGTACTGTCACTGTAACTTATGACTTGATTGAAGGTAAAATTTTAACAGAATATCACGTAAACTTAGGATGTGAGCCATATCCAAAACTAACGAATGGCAAGACAACGGTAGCTCCAGGAGATTATACCATTGGAGGTACCTTTACAAATGGGGTTGAAGATTATACGGTTACTTTCAATAATGTAAGTGGCAACGTCTTTATTATTATACATGGTGTTGCATGCGATATTGCATGTGTATGTCATGATGAGAGCGTTTTTGATGATGTAAGCGGTTCTACTTATTCTGGTGCAATTAATTGTACGGTTTCAAGTTCAAAAGTTAGTGTAAGTCCTAATCCTTTTACAAATACGATTAAGGTTTCTTATTCATTTAATTATGCAACCACATTGAGCATTGAGGTAATTGATCTAAAAGGAATTGTGATCAGGTCGTATAGCAAGATTGCTTATAAACAAGGCGCACTGGGTAGTAAGGATATTGATCTTAGCACCGTGCTTGGTAAGACTTATTTTGTAAGGGTTAGAACAGCGAAGGAAGTAATAGTTAAGCAAATCGTTTCCTCCAAACTTTAG